One genomic segment of Sphingorhabdus sp. M41 includes these proteins:
- a CDS encoding VOC family protein, translated as MNQPSTPSSALIRATIFVRDIKRSVLFYRAIGLNDTYFEGSLDHPSATAVLGFLNHRPYSIHILKRPGPNYGMVGLFQLDPEMEADSLPPATGPARIGEVTLVFYVADIKAVCSQLRDLGATWLPEPQLFAMEHRSQLEVCLRDPDGVFINLVETDPAEQERTRPELDY; from the coding sequence ATGAATCAGCCTTCGACTCCCTCTTCTGCCTTGATCCGCGCGACTATCTTCGTGCGCGATATCAAGCGATCCGTCCTTTTTTACCGCGCCATCGGCCTGAATGACACCTATTTTGAGGGATCCCTAGATCATCCTTCTGCTACCGCCGTGCTAGGCTTTCTAAATCATCGCCCGTACTCGATCCATATTCTCAAGCGGCCAGGGCCCAATTACGGAATGGTGGGTCTCTTCCAACTCGACCCGGAAATGGAGGCGGACAGTCTACCGCCCGCAACCGGACCAGCCAGAATAGGCGAAGTCACGCTCGTCTTTTATGTAGCGGACATCAAAGCGGTCTGTAGTCAGTTGCGTGATTTGGGTGCGACTTGGCTGCCCGAACCGCAGCTTTTTGCGATGGAGCACCGCTCACAGCTGGAAGTATGCCTTCGTGATCCGGATGGGGTTTTCATTAATCTTGTCGAGACCGATCCCGCAGAGCAGGAACGCACCCGTCCGGAACTCGACTATTGA
- a CDS encoding AsmA family protein, which translates to MDTRAKKSSAFPHRRTRNIGVGILAISILAIILLGAVPASIFETVIRDKLQGASDREVAIGSVSRDSFFSYSPVITIHDIRVAQPAWVGEGDFLRLKSISARVAVLDVLTGSARPDRVRVDGLDIALIRDKNGRSNWSDDDGDEDEDDRGPVLTDLDITNSHFSFADHKRSLSLNGPISVSSKGGLRAEGSGTFLRSKATMLFTGGAIAGIDPEADYPFTVSLQSPALELTANGEMQGVLNTDRFTASLSARAPTLKNLDQIIEAGLFGTQKINLQADIRHKDKDWFVEKLNGSIGRSKLSGKATIRKRDGRTKIDADIKAATLDFDDLADDAGLARAAALTRRIGPRVLPNTRINLSNMGPTDGQMNFTVDRLLSRRDTVFRRLKGKLSLDHKIIKITNLVVGLKSGQLTGSIQVDHRRGAPKLSTDLTLSGASLSDLIGNGDIVTATMRGRIKLHGSGDTFRDALEKADGNAAMVASGGSVRATVAHVLGQNLGGAVEEIIGDPKARAPLRCLVANFKARNGILTPAPLAVDTKVSIGRGEGRIALRGEKISLILRGGAKGKSALRIVDPIKISGTLTAPEVSVAGLGKANDAEKPSFGDVLKVATKSIGSALGIGDSNEQDKAFIQKPKSLNCDAVVTAAMR; encoded by the coding sequence ATGGACACAAGGGCCAAAAAATCTTCCGCATTTCCCCATCGACGGACCCGCAATATCGGCGTTGGAATCCTCGCTATTTCGATTCTGGCAATAATACTGCTAGGCGCGGTCCCGGCGAGTATATTCGAGACTGTGATCCGTGACAAATTGCAGGGTGCTTCGGATCGTGAAGTGGCCATCGGTTCTGTCAGCAGAGACAGTTTCTTCTCTTACTCCCCTGTTATCACCATCCACGATATACGCGTCGCGCAACCGGCTTGGGTGGGAGAAGGCGATTTTCTCAGATTGAAATCGATATCGGCGCGGGTAGCCGTGCTTGACGTTCTCACCGGCAGCGCAAGGCCTGATCGTGTCAGGGTCGACGGGCTCGATATAGCACTCATCCGGGATAAAAACGGCCGGAGCAACTGGAGTGACGATGATGGTGATGAAGACGAAGATGATCGCGGTCCCGTCTTAACCGATCTCGATATCACCAATTCGCATTTCAGTTTTGCGGACCACAAACGCAGTCTCTCGCTCAATGGCCCCATATCCGTCAGCTCGAAAGGCGGCCTTCGCGCGGAAGGCAGCGGAACATTCTTGAGATCTAAAGCGACCATGTTGTTCACAGGCGGTGCCATTGCCGGGATTGATCCCGAGGCTGATTATCCCTTCACAGTCTCGCTGCAATCGCCGGCGCTTGAATTGACGGCAAACGGTGAAATGCAGGGCGTTTTGAACACGGATCGGTTCACCGCATCGTTGTCCGCCCGTGCGCCGACGCTCAAAAATCTCGATCAGATAATCGAAGCTGGCCTGTTCGGAACTCAGAAGATTAATTTGCAGGCCGATATTCGTCACAAGGACAAGGACTGGTTTGTCGAGAAGTTGAACGGATCGATCGGACGGTCGAAGCTTTCCGGCAAAGCAACTATTCGCAAGCGCGATGGCCGAACCAAGATAGACGCAGACATAAAGGCCGCCACACTGGATTTTGACGATCTGGCCGATGATGCAGGCTTGGCACGCGCGGCTGCTCTCACCCGACGTATCGGCCCTCGGGTTCTTCCCAACACCCGCATCAATCTGTCTAATATGGGGCCAACGGACGGACAGATGAACTTTACCGTCGACCGGCTGCTCTCCCGGCGGGATACTGTGTTCCGGCGGCTGAAGGGCAAATTGTCGCTGGATCACAAAATCATCAAAATCACCAATCTGGTTGTGGGTTTGAAAAGCGGGCAACTAACAGGCAGCATTCAAGTTGATCATCGTCGCGGCGCGCCGAAACTATCGACAGACCTGACGCTCTCGGGAGCCTCTCTTTCCGATCTGATCGGCAATGGCGATATCGTGACAGCGACCATGCGGGGCCGGATAAAATTACACGGGTCAGGTGACACGTTCCGGGATGCCTTGGAAAAAGCTGACGGCAACGCCGCGATGGTCGCCTCGGGCGGCAGTGTTCGCGCCACTGTTGCCCATGTTCTCGGCCAGAATCTTGGCGGTGCGGTCGAGGAGATTATCGGCGATCCGAAAGCCCGAGCTCCGTTACGTTGTCTGGTTGCAAATTTTAAAGCGCGCAACGGCATTCTGACGCCTGCACCGCTCGCTGTTGATACAAAAGTATCGATTGGACGCGGTGAAGGAAGGATCGCGCTGCGCGGCGAAAAAATTTCACTGATCTTGCGCGGCGGTGCAAAAGGCAAAAGTGCACTGCGGATTGTCGACCCGATAAAAATCTCTGGCACGCTCACCGCTCCCGAGGTGTCCGTGGCGGGGCTCGGCAAAGCCAATGATGCAGAGAAACCCTCCTTTGGCGATGTCCTGAAAGTCGCGACAAAGTCCATCGGCAGCGCCCTGGGGATTGGGGATAGCAATGAACAGGACAAGGCTTTCATTCAAAAACCAAAGTCACTGAACTGCGATGCCGTCGTCACTGCAGCTATGAGATAA
- a CDS encoding maleate cis-trans isomerase family protein, which translates to MPDSLGHRMKFAVVAPSTNTSVQPEYDDMRPRGVTNHFARIAIPDTKVLDDDSFMVMLNNIRAATEDTVDVAMSMDPGCVVMGMSAETFWDGAEGAERLHKRMVERSKGVPVIMGSTAVDSAIKAYETVSAPIRKLGILTPYAPVGDANVKKFFEDQGYEVVNIIGLKSPSPMMIAHEGKQKLKRTAIAVSEGVDAIIQCGTNLAFAEVAAIAEFWLEKPVIAINTATYWHALRTMGINDQMDGFGRLLSEF; encoded by the coding sequence ATGCCTGACAGTCTAGGCCATCGCATGAAGTTCGCCGTGGTTGCTCCTTCGACAAACACCAGCGTCCAGCCCGAATATGATGACATGCGTCCACGAGGTGTGACGAACCATTTCGCACGTATCGCCATTCCTGACACCAAAGTTCTCGATGACGACAGCTTCATGGTGATGCTCAACAATATTCGTGCAGCAACGGAGGACACCGTTGACGTGGCCATGTCTATGGATCCCGGATGCGTGGTCATGGGCATGTCCGCCGAAACCTTCTGGGATGGCGCGGAAGGTGCGGAACGGCTGCACAAGCGTATGGTAGAACGGTCAAAAGGTGTTCCGGTTATCATGGGGTCTACAGCAGTCGATTCCGCCATCAAGGCCTATGAAACCGTGAGTGCCCCTATCCGCAAGCTGGGCATATTGACGCCATATGCACCGGTTGGTGATGCCAATGTGAAGAAGTTTTTCGAAGATCAGGGCTATGAAGTCGTCAATATTATTGGCCTGAAGTCGCCATCGCCGATGATGATCGCGCATGAAGGCAAGCAGAAGCTCAAGCGTACGGCGATCGCGGTCAGTGAAGGTGTGGATGCGATTATCCAGTGCGGAACCAACCTTGCCTTCGCCGAAGTTGCTGCAATTGCTGAATTCTGGTTGGAGAAACCGGTGATCGCGATAAATACCGCCACTTATTGGCATGCGCTACGCACAATGGGTATAAACGATCAGATGGACGGTTTTGGCCGTCTGCTCAGTGAGTTTTGA
- a CDS encoding FAD-binding oxidoreductase: MSNGVTGFVAIVGEAHVLQGDTRVAPYATDVYRAQVMPQAVISPGTVDELQKVIALAARENISFTVRGGGASYTDAYNTVDAAHFLIDTSRINRIVEINTTGGYVVVEAGVTWAGLSDALAEHGMRTPFRGPFSGLKATIGGSMSQNSISHGSGAFGISAESALAFDIIRADGTMLRTGSSAFGETGFVRHCGPDLTGLFTGDGGALGIKARVTLPIIAMRPAHKVISFSFPDFNALHESMRRIALERIEDSHFALDAALSQGQIARQDRAGGALKMALSIIRSSPSVMAGAKQVLAAGLLARGQIARSAFMTHYIVEGFDDGECKAKLHRLRELVRDIGTEIAPTVPAVVRSMPFAPFYNVLGPQGERWVPLHGILSHEQARPFHDALEIFYSNRKSEMERLGIWGGGMFSTVGTSGFLYEIALYWPDAQTPYHKASVPNDYLEQLPKFPVNAEAAAYVAKLKEDIIALYDSFGAVHFQLGRAYPYGSRIENAAGELVRSIKRELDPQGRIGPGVLGI; encoded by the coding sequence ATGAGCAATGGTGTGACAGGCTTCGTGGCTATAGTAGGCGAAGCTCATGTTTTACAAGGTGACACGCGTGTCGCGCCCTATGCAACGGATGTCTATCGCGCGCAGGTGATGCCTCAGGCTGTCATAAGCCCAGGGACGGTTGACGAATTGCAGAAGGTCATTGCCTTGGCGGCACGGGAAAATATTTCTTTCACCGTGCGTGGCGGCGGTGCGTCTTATACTGATGCGTATAACACAGTCGACGCCGCACATTTTCTGATCGATACCAGCCGAATTAACCGGATTGTCGAGATCAATACCACTGGTGGTTATGTGGTCGTAGAGGCAGGCGTCACCTGGGCTGGCTTATCGGATGCATTGGCTGAGCATGGCATGCGTACACCGTTTCGGGGCCCATTTTCCGGGCTGAAAGCGACAATCGGCGGTTCAATGTCGCAGAATTCAATCAGCCATGGATCAGGCGCCTTCGGTATCTCAGCTGAATCAGCTTTGGCTTTTGATATCATTCGTGCCGATGGCACGATGCTTCGTACGGGGTCTTCGGCATTTGGCGAGACGGGGTTTGTCCGCCATTGTGGGCCGGATCTCACCGGACTATTCACAGGAGACGGTGGTGCGTTAGGCATCAAGGCGCGGGTGACTTTACCCATTATTGCCATGCGCCCTGCGCACAAGGTCATCTCGTTCTCATTTCCCGATTTTAATGCGTTGCACGAGTCCATGCGCCGTATCGCGCTCGAACGAATTGAGGATTCCCATTTTGCGCTTGATGCAGCATTGTCCCAAGGACAAATCGCTCGGCAGGATCGTGCAGGCGGCGCGCTCAAAATGGCGCTTTCCATTATTCGTAGCTCGCCTTCGGTGATGGCTGGCGCGAAGCAGGTGCTCGCGGCAGGCCTGTTGGCGCGCGGCCAAATTGCACGTTCGGCGTTTATGACGCACTATATTGTCGAAGGCTTTGATGATGGCGAGTGCAAGGCCAAGCTTCATCGCTTGCGCGAACTTGTTCGTGATATCGGCACCGAGATCGCGCCAACAGTTCCGGCAGTTGTGCGCTCGATGCCCTTTGCTCCCTTCTACAATGTTCTCGGGCCACAGGGGGAGCGCTGGGTACCGCTACATGGCATCTTGTCGCATGAACAGGCTCGCCCGTTCCATGACGCGCTTGAGATTTTTTATTCGAATCGCAAATCCGAAATGGAGCGGCTCGGTATCTGGGGCGGGGGGATGTTTTCCACCGTGGGTACAAGCGGATTCCTATACGAGATAGCGCTATACTGGCCCGACGCGCAGACGCCCTATCACAAAGCTTCTGTGCCGAATGATTATCTCGAACAGTTGCCCAAATTTCCGGTCAATGCTGAAGCTGCTGCCTATGTTGCGAAGCTCAAAGAAGATATTATCGCGCTATATGACAGTTTTGGTGCGGTTCATTTTCAGCTTGGTCGTGCATATCCCTATGGTTCGCGCATAGAAAATGCTGCCGGCGAACTTGTCCGGTCGATTAAACGAGAGCTAGATCCCCAAGGGCGCATCGGACCCGGGGTGCTTGGCATCTGA
- a CDS encoding polysaccharide deacetylase produces the protein MEYDYVPLPQRKPLKWPNGARVALILTFNLETWDLTKDTDKPYYAGGPSILPDILPGNVADFPNYSWREYGQRVGIWRLFDLFDKLGVRASCTTNAVTFERRAAMTDAVLERGWELLAHNWEQGQLLSNYAHDPEKEREVVLQTLEQFEKYTGRKSKGWLSSSLRGTTRTADILAGEGCTFYCDIMNDDQPYLLRTSNGPIVSVPYSNEINDFTFITRKNFTTDQFRDALIEELDVLYDEGATTGRIMNVGLHPHVSGRAHRVRALREFIEHAKSLPGVWWATREEIADWYLENHEDHIPGQLG, from the coding sequence ATGGAATATGATTACGTTCCCTTGCCACAGCGCAAGCCGTTGAAATGGCCAAACGGCGCGCGGGTAGCGCTCATCCTCACCTTCAATCTGGAGACATGGGATCTGACCAAGGATACGGACAAGCCTTATTATGCTGGCGGTCCGTCGATTCTGCCCGATATTCTCCCGGGTAACGTTGCCGACTTTCCCAATTACAGTTGGCGCGAATATGGCCAGCGAGTCGGAATCTGGCGTCTGTTTGACCTGTTTGACAAATTGGGTGTGAGGGCCAGTTGTACCACAAATGCGGTTACGTTTGAACGGCGTGCAGCAATGACCGATGCCGTCTTGGAAAGAGGCTGGGAACTGCTGGCCCATAATTGGGAGCAGGGGCAGTTGCTAAGCAACTATGCACATGACCCTGAAAAGGAACGCGAAGTGGTTTTGCAAACACTCGAGCAGTTCGAAAAATATACGGGCCGGAAGTCCAAGGGGTGGTTGTCGTCATCTCTCCGCGGTACGACGCGCACGGCTGATATTCTAGCCGGAGAAGGGTGCACTTTCTATTGCGACATTATGAATGACGATCAGCCATATCTTCTGCGAACATCAAACGGTCCGATCGTCTCGGTGCCCTATTCGAATGAGATTAATGACTTCACGTTCATCACGCGCAAGAATTTTACCACTGACCAGTTTCGCGATGCGTTGATCGAGGAACTGGATGTGCTGTATGATGAAGGTGCCACGACCGGACGGATCATGAATGTCGGATTGCATCCACACGTATCCGGGCGTGCGCACAGAGTGCGCGCGCTGCGCGAATTCATCGAGCATGCCAAATCCTTGCCGGGCGTCTGGTGGGCCACACGCGAAGAAATCGCGGATTGGTATCTTGAAAATCACGAGGATCATATTCCGGGTCAGCTGGGTTGA
- a CDS encoding aldehyde dehydrogenase family protein: MTNLPIDPATRAVLDGGFPLLIGGQFVSGSAGQSATSFDPATGEKLADFDLGDASDIDAAVAAAKSAFGGPWRKLQLNERARLLRALARGIEANAQLLAELEVLDNGMPLMLAQMIVGNCAQLFDYYAGWAERIEGTTTEPPPHVQEQGEALTYTLKEPVGVVGLIVPWNVPLSMACLKLAPSLAAGCTVVLKPAEETPLSAVVLGRLIGEAGFPDGVVNIVNGRGEEAGTALVAHPDVAKISFTGSTAVGKSIARECAGSMKKVSLELGGKSPVVVFPDADLSKAVPGVAMATFFLQGQNCMAGTRIFAHRDIYEPLLEGMAAFAENMKLGHGLDPETMQGPLISKRQQERVMGFIADGKNSDARLVTGGTEWDGKGNFVSPTIFADVDPSMRIVREEIFGPVMAVQPFETDDLDEIAALANDSPYGLSGSVWTRDLSIAHRTVSRIRSGHVSVNCHGAVAANIPFGGYRESGWGREFGREGMELYLETKAVTLAL; the protein is encoded by the coding sequence ATGACAAATTTGCCAATTGATCCAGCTACACGTGCGGTCCTCGATGGTGGATTTCCTCTGCTGATCGGGGGGCAGTTCGTGTCCGGTTCTGCGGGGCAGAGTGCCACCAGTTTCGACCCCGCTACAGGCGAAAAGCTGGCCGATTTTGATTTGGGCGATGCTTCCGATATCGATGCGGCTGTTGCCGCTGCCAAGTCGGCATTTGGCGGTCCATGGCGCAAGTTACAGCTGAATGAGCGTGCACGTCTGTTACGTGCACTCGCGCGCGGCATTGAAGCCAATGCGCAGTTGCTGGCGGAGCTTGAAGTGCTCGACAATGGTATGCCGCTCATGTTGGCGCAGATGATTGTCGGCAATTGCGCTCAGCTTTTCGATTATTACGCGGGTTGGGCAGAGCGGATAGAAGGTACCACCACCGAACCGCCGCCGCATGTTCAGGAGCAAGGCGAGGCGCTAACCTACACGCTTAAGGAACCGGTTGGTGTCGTCGGTTTGATCGTGCCCTGGAACGTGCCGCTTTCGATGGCTTGTCTTAAACTGGCACCGTCTCTGGCCGCAGGCTGTACCGTAGTTCTCAAACCCGCCGAGGAAACACCGCTTTCTGCGGTGGTGCTCGGCAGGTTGATTGGTGAAGCCGGATTTCCGGATGGTGTCGTCAATATCGTCAACGGTCGCGGAGAGGAAGCTGGTACCGCGCTTGTTGCGCATCCAGATGTCGCCAAGATCAGCTTCACCGGATCGACTGCGGTGGGCAAGTCGATTGCTCGCGAATGTGCCGGCAGCATGAAAAAAGTGTCACTGGAACTGGGCGGAAAATCACCCGTGGTGGTTTTCCCTGATGCAGATCTTTCCAAGGCTGTGCCCGGGGTGGCAATGGCGACCTTTTTTCTGCAGGGCCAGAATTGCATGGCCGGCACGCGTATTTTTGCTCACCGCGACATTTATGAGCCGCTACTCGAAGGAATGGCCGCTTTTGCCGAAAATATGAAGCTGGGACATGGCCTCGATCCGGAGACCATGCAGGGGCCGCTGATATCGAAGCGGCAGCAGGAAAGAGTGATGGGCTTTATCGCTGATGGGAAAAACAGCGATGCAAGACTGGTGACTGGCGGAACCGAATGGGACGGCAAAGGAAATTTTGTCAGCCCGACAATCTTTGCCGATGTTGATCCCTCAATGCGGATCGTGCGCGAAGAAATATTCGGTCCCGTAATGGCTGTGCAGCCGTTTGAAACCGATGACCTTGACGAAATTGCAGCCCTGGCCAATGACAGCCCTTATGGCCTGTCCGGCAGCGTTTGGACGCGGGATCTGTCGATCGCTCACCGAACGGTGTCGCGGATCCGGTCAGGCCATGTCTCGGTCAACTGTCACGGGGCCGTTGCTGCCAACATCCCGTTCGGGGGGTATCGCGAATCCGGCTGGGGACGGGAGTTTGGTCGAGAGGGCATGGAACTCTATCTGGAAACGAAGGCCGTTACGCTGGCCTTATGA
- a CDS encoding FAD-dependent monooxygenase produces MRDLSIIVAGGGIGGLTAAIALLKAGNKVTVFESARNFGEVGAGVTLAPNAMLGLQSIGLGSQVEAESISPQRQVVRHWQDGRILSTLERGDEMRKKYGAPYLYAHRADLHNILLAELEGLGGLTKTASRVVDAGPNENAAWVELADGSRHEADLVVGADGVRSAVRNLYEPIEAHFTGHVAFRGVVPVDDTIREIAENPGNIIGPDRLVVWYPLRKGKLLNIVFFARQEGWTQDGWTISAFRSELQDIFAGWCEPVQRMIDRLEEDKLFKWAINARTALSGWNQGGRITLLGDAAHAMTPFMGQGASSAIEDAVILARAIEESDSLTEALDRYEAARLERTTFIQSESNANANRLQSKDADSFGKSKPRNEETLGLFAYDCGKIEI; encoded by the coding sequence ATGCGCGATCTTTCTATCATTGTCGCGGGCGGTGGAATCGGCGGCCTGACAGCTGCAATCGCTCTGCTAAAAGCTGGCAACAAGGTGACCGTGTTTGAATCGGCTCGCAACTTCGGCGAAGTGGGCGCGGGTGTAACCCTCGCACCAAATGCCATGTTGGGGCTTCAGTCCATAGGATTGGGATCCCAGGTAGAAGCAGAATCGATTTCGCCACAGCGGCAGGTGGTTCGGCACTGGCAGGATGGACGCATACTTTCGACGCTGGAACGAGGTGACGAAATGCGCAAAAAATATGGTGCGCCATATCTCTACGCACATCGCGCCGATTTGCATAATATCCTGCTGGCCGAACTGGAAGGATTGGGAGGCCTGACCAAAACAGCCAGCCGGGTTGTCGATGCCGGTCCGAACGAAAATGCGGCCTGGGTTGAACTCGCCGATGGTTCCCGCCACGAAGCGGACCTTGTCGTCGGTGCGGATGGCGTGCGGTCTGCCGTTCGTAACTTATACGAACCGATCGAAGCTCATTTTACGGGCCATGTCGCGTTTCGCGGTGTTGTTCCTGTTGATGATACTATCCGTGAAATTGCCGAAAATCCTGGCAATATAATCGGGCCGGACCGACTGGTTGTCTGGTATCCTCTTCGCAAGGGCAAATTACTCAACATTGTGTTCTTTGCGCGTCAGGAAGGGTGGACACAGGACGGCTGGACGATTTCGGCATTCCGCTCCGAACTTCAGGATATCTTTGCTGGCTGGTGCGAGCCGGTGCAACGTATGATCGACCGCTTGGAGGAGGACAAGCTCTTCAAATGGGCTATCAATGCGCGCACGGCGCTTTCCGGATGGAATCAGGGCGGACGGATCACGTTGCTGGGCGATGCGGCCCACGCGATGACACCGTTCATGGGGCAGGGTGCATCAAGCGCTATCGAAGACGCTGTCATATTGGCGCGCGCGATCGAGGAATCCGATAGCCTGACCGAGGCGCTCGACCGCTATGAGGCCGCACGGTTGGAACGGACAACCTTCATTCAGTCGGAATCGAATGCCAATGCAAACCGGCTACAGTCGAAGGATGCCGATAGTTTCGGCAAGTCGAAGCCACGGAATGAAGAAACGCTGGGCCTGTTTGCTTATGATTGCGGGAAGATAGAGATATGA
- a CDS encoding efflux transporter outer membrane subunit, producing MIMPSRLVLAAATLAGATALSGCAPNLRPLPASVAVQPSLEWRTELSNTEELEHSWWQRFGDPRMVALVDKARVNNPDILLAAARVEEARATETVSRSLLIPTLEAGLAGGARREVSPLGQGQNSLVAEPAFRASYEVDLFGKNRANIDAAQAGVAASEASKEAALLSISAATASGYVSLLALDARRKVLSNTLELRTQALKFARDRAEVGYTSQLEWRQAQAEYQATAQLVPQIEAQIARQENALSVLTGEMPGDIIRGGSLADLQQPPPPDVIPSQLLRLRPDIAAAEYQLAASDAQMRAARAGLMPSLGLSASAGAAISDLLGDPISIWSIGGSLLAPIFNAGRLRGQFDAATARRDQAAFAYRSTVLNAFREVEDRLAVVARLGDQKRALEAQRKAVADALRHARNRYRAGYTPYIEQVDAQRSLLGVELSLVQLEADRINATISLYQAVGGSPDAAAAVE from the coding sequence ATGATCATGCCATCCCGTCTCGTCCTGGCTGCAGCAACATTGGCAGGTGCAACCGCGCTCAGTGGCTGTGCGCCCAACCTGCGCCCCCTGCCAGCATCGGTCGCTGTGCAACCGTCGCTCGAATGGCGGACCGAGCTGTCGAACACAGAAGAGCTCGAGCACAGCTGGTGGCAACGATTTGGTGACCCCCGGATGGTGGCGCTGGTCGACAAGGCGCGAGTAAATAACCCAGACATTCTTCTGGCTGCGGCAAGGGTGGAGGAAGCCCGGGCGACGGAAACAGTCTCACGCTCCCTCTTAATACCAACGCTTGAAGCGGGACTTGCAGGAGGCGCGCGGCGTGAAGTGTCGCCCTTGGGCCAGGGCCAGAATTCGCTCGTTGCAGAACCCGCCTTCCGCGCATCCTATGAAGTGGATCTGTTCGGCAAGAACCGGGCGAATATCGATGCGGCGCAGGCCGGTGTCGCAGCAAGCGAGGCAAGCAAAGAAGCGGCCTTGCTATCGATCAGCGCCGCAACGGCGAGTGGTTATGTCAGCTTGCTGGCGCTCGATGCGCGCCGCAAGGTCCTTAGCAATACGCTGGAACTGCGCACCCAGGCATTGAAGTTTGCCCGCGACCGGGCGGAAGTCGGCTATACGTCGCAGCTGGAATGGCGTCAGGCGCAGGCGGAATATCAGGCGACGGCACAACTGGTGCCGCAGATTGAAGCACAAATCGCGCGGCAGGAAAATGCCCTGTCGGTGCTCACCGGCGAGATGCCGGGCGACATCATTCGCGGTGGTTCGCTCGCCGATTTGCAGCAACCACCTCCCCCCGATGTCATACCATCGCAACTTCTGCGGCTGCGTCCCGATATTGCAGCGGCCGAATATCAGCTGGCGGCTTCCGACGCACAAATGCGCGCTGCGCGGGCCGGTCTCATGCCAAGCCTGGGGCTCAGCGCATCGGCGGGCGCGGCCATCTCCGATCTGCTCGGCGACCCGATCTCGATATGGTCGATCGGCGGCAGCCTCCTAGCACCGATCTTCAATGCAGGTCGGCTGCGGGGACAGTTTGATGCCGCAACCGCACGGCGCGACCAGGCCGCTTTCGCTTATCGGTCAACCGTTTTAAACGCCTTTCGAGAAGTGGAAGACCGGCTGGCAGTCGTGGCCCGCCTCGGTGATCAGAAACGCGCTCTGGAAGCCCAGCGCAAAGCTGTCGCCGATGCATTGCGGCACGCACGAAACCGCTACCGGGCAGGCTATACGCCCTATATCGAGCAAGTGGATGCGCAACGTAGCCTGCTGGGCGTCGAACTGTCTCTGGTGCAGCTGGAAGCGGACCGGATCAATGCGACAATCAGCCTGTATCAGGCGGTCGGTGGTTCGCCCGATGCTGCTGCAGCGGTCGAATAA
- a CDS encoding nitroreductase family protein: MSIKNRPNVNPRVLPVIADRWSPRSFDGSTMPEEDLMVMFEAAGLAASAFNYQPWRFQYCLRSDPSWDDFVNLLIPFNIDWAKSASALIFAISETTVNKDGNSSPSASHSFDTGAAVSYLTLQARALGYHSHVMGGVDHSKARPALGLLDNEKLEVAVAVGSKASPDGLPDHLKSSEKPADRKSLETIITRGFG; the protein is encoded by the coding sequence ATGAGTATAAAAAATCGCCCAAATGTGAACCCTCGGGTTCTGCCTGTGATCGCAGATCGATGGTCTCCTAGGTCATTCGATGGCAGCACGATGCCAGAGGAGGATTTGATGGTCATGTTCGAAGCCGCTGGTCTTGCTGCATCGGCATTCAACTACCAGCCTTGGCGATTCCAATATTGCCTCCGCAGCGACCCCAGTTGGGATGATTTCGTGAACTTGCTGATTCCGTTCAATATCGACTGGGCCAAATCCGCCTCGGCCCTGATTTTTGCGATTTCCGAAACCACCGTGAATAAGGACGGCAATTCAAGCCCCTCGGCAAGCCATAGTTTTGACACGGGCGCTGCAGTTTCCTACCTCACCCTTCAAGCCCGAGCATTGGGATATCACAGCCACGTCATGGGTGGTGTGGACCATAGCAAAGCCCGCCCCGCTTTGGGCTTGCTCGATAATGAAAAGCTGGAGGTCGCCGTTGCTGTCGGCAGCAAAGCCTCTCCCGATGGCCTGCCCGACCATCTGAAATCATCGGAAAAACCAGCTGATCGCAAGAGCCTCGAGACCATCATCACACGTGGCTTCGGCTAG